The Alosa alosa isolate M-15738 ecotype Scorff River chromosome 8, AALO_Geno_1.1, whole genome shotgun sequence genome contains the following window.
CTGCAGTGATCGGCCGTGGCTTGACGTTTTCTGTCCTGGAGTAACAGACACTGGACTCATAGGTCAAAGCAACCTTCTGATTGAGTTTAAGTGTCAACTATCCAGGCACCAGGAAGCTGGGCGGTGGTGCACACTGCTGGTACCTGTGACGACGATCTTGGGGACATCAAGAATGGTGCCAAACGATGCCGTTTTACGGTGACCTCGTTTATACTGGGGGCGTGCTgcaaaaatacacatacacacacacagagctgcgtACACAGGCATGCAGACTACACAGAAACAGGGCCCACAAGCTTGCAGGAGGGGCAGTTTCCCCCTCCACAAGTCCTCCGAACCTTTGccaccatccatccatccacccaccccaATCCCCACTAGCACTGGGGGGACATGCAGAGCAGACATGCACAGCAGCTGGCAGAGTGAGCGTGACTGCGACAGCAGGGGCACAGGAGGCCTGCGGACATGCGGTCAGGAGACAATGCTGCTCAGATGAGGACCGTGAGGAGTGAAGCCAAAATGCAGCTCTAACTGGACACCACCTGCATACTGACCTGATCAACGGGTTTGGAAGGATTGAACACCACATATGAAATGAAGTTACCAGTTATTGCAAACATTAAGTGGTGGTGAGAATTTGTAGCTGGCTATACATTATTAATTACTAGACAGAAAAGAATAAAACACAATTAGTGGCAATGAAGTTACATGTATTGGAAAAGTATTGAAGAATTAAATTAAAACATGAATTAATTTTTCAAAGCGGGCAGACATTTTCAAGACAATTTGATGAGCGAACCACCGCTGTTTTTAATTTCAGCATAAGCACATTTCTGTATAAGGTTGGTTAGGAAAATGGGAAGCTTTTACGTGGAGACTCTTTAAAATCTGTGCCGATGAACTGACATAACGTTTGCATAGGCCTGCCTGTAAGCCTCCATGTTAACATTCAGAGAGGCATCCCCTCTTACACATAAAAGAACAGAATAAGACGTGAGGTTACATAAGCAGAGACGCAGCACTATAACCTACCTCAGCCTGTCTCAGACAGACATGAGAGAGGTATTATATTACAGCAGAACATCCCAAATTGTTATAgtggcaaaaacaaaaacaacatgtttttttatatatatatatttgcatcAGTATGGCGGTGTATAGGggtttatactgtatatggtgTACACCATacggtctctgtgtgtgtgtgtacataatgtTACCTGCAGGAGAAAAGGCATTCTCTGAGAGGTCAGCGCTCATTCTCTTGCTGTCGGAGGAAGGCAGGCACTGTGTTCTCCCGGAAAGGCTctccacactgccccccctggACAGGGGCAGGCTTCGCAAGGGGTCCGGCTGGCAAGTAGAGCAAATGTCATCACAGTGATACGAAACATGACTGAATTTCCTTTGGTCTTGTGTGCTGGGTAACCTAGCTGCCAGAATGATCCAAAGATGACCCAAAATGTACTTGCactttttatataaatatatcttTTGTTATTCCACACCATTGCCATTCACTAAAGGGAAAAAACGATCATATCGGCCGCATGTTGCAGACAGATTTTTGTACCCCATTAGATGAGTTTCAGTAGACAGGCAATCAAGTGAACTCAGTGGCCATCCCAAACAACCCAATAATCTGTGAAGCCTCTCAACTGGCCTGGAGAAATGTTGGCAGATTGAAGCAGAAAATTGTGGAGTCGGTTAATTGACTTTTACTTTCTAATCCCCGTTAGATCATCTTGTAAAGCCAGCAATTGACATACAGTACCTACACCAGTTTAAGTGATATTGGTCACATCTATCTTTATGATTTACTGGTAATACATTGTTAATTTACCCACCATTACATCTCTTCTCGTATGCCATGCCCCTACTCTGCTATAGTTGCTAAACTACTTGGTAATTATTTGAGGTCAATTTCTTAATTTTATGGAGTCAGATTAATCAGTTTCTCTTAATATTTACCACTGCTTCACAGTTCTGTCCTAATGTTCAATACACATTTAAATCTTTGATGGTCAACACAATCCTCATCCTGAGGAGCGCCTGTGCCATCCTTTACAGTGGACAGTCTAACCCCTGATACACACAGTGCAGAGGACTGTATAAAGGGGAGAAAAATGGGGAGGATCTCTGCAATTTTTAAGATGAGGACAAATTCTATGCTACCTTTGGTTTGTAGGGTGCAAACTTTGTCTCCATGATCTTGATGGTGTCATTGCTCCCTGGAGAGTTGCTGTGTTCCATATTGTTGTCACTCTtgttgctggtgctggtgcaggTGTAGCCTGAGATCGCACAGAGAAAAACATCTGCTGTCAAAATCAAATGTGAAGTTTGTTTGGCTCGAAGCTCTCCCCCAAAACAGAAGTGAATGCAACTCAAGTAAGGAGGACCAGGGGCATGTCCTTCTGGGATTTAATTTTGTTTTGAGGCGGTAAAGTGTGGGACAGTGCAGTGTTTTTTCATTCATCCATTGGTGTTGGTATTGGTGTAAAATATTGGAATATATATTGGAAAAGAGCTTTTGGTGGAAAGGACTCTAACTTGTTTTTACAAACTTAAGGCAGTTTCATAAATCTTAGAGTAGACGGGCAGCTGCAACTACCAGAAAATCAGCAACTTGCTGCTAGACCACTAGGACAGCTTGCATCAGCAGAAACATTTCTATTACAACTGCTGCTCCACCACTAGCTATAGCCATGAACAATGAACAATAAGGCATTTCTTTTATTCTCAATGGTATTGCAGGGCTAGGACGGCAACCACATTACCGCGGTCATGTGACGCCTACCACGGATCTGAACTAGTCACAGTCATTACCACaaaaaattttcaaaaaaaaaacaaaaaaaaaaaaaaaacaaatctatgAAACATTggcctgcacatgtgtgcacatagtGTGTAATGTTGTGATGTGTAACGTGAGGAACCATCACTAATGAAAGGGTTAGTCTCTCAGCAGCAGGTCTGTGCTGTGAGGTGTAAAGAGTACCTGTGCTGGTGGCGGAGTTGCTCTGGCCTTCATCTGAATACTGGTATGGGTACTGCAGGGGCTCATCAGCTCGTGGAAAGTACTGGCAATTAGAGCAGAGCGTGAGACACTCAGGGCTTTGTTGGAGGACACATGCAGAGATGGAACAGCAGGCCATGTCAAGTGTGTACCTTCATCAGGTGGACCATGATCTTCACTATCTCCTCCATGGAGGGCCGCTGGGACGGGTCTTTGGACCAGCAGCGGGTCATCAGACTCTCGATGGGCTTGGGCAGGTTCTTGATAAGTGGTGGGCGTGTGCCTGCCAACCAAACATAAACCCACAACAGATTTCAGATtttcaaaatacattttacaaaacccAAACCACTACCATCTGAAAATATTACAACACAAATGTCTGCTACACATTGTGTAAAACTATGTTGTTTGCCCACTAGATTTATGTttaaaaggtgccatgtgtaatgtccgccaaaaaatcaattcatactccacattccataaaagatgggggcagtatacctccagaaagtgagttggtctaccctagagtaataaccaagacacgtgtattgcattttggctggcggttatgttgcccgcataccgcctcccatggccgaaactggaattatgacacctgtcgggctgtggctagtaatttagcatgctaattcaggttgatatctctgcagcactataccttgtcatttttttaatgacatcatcgcccttatttcatctcattcttttgatgggtgtagctcattttttggatatttttacctcaattcttacacatggcacctttaatcaTTTGTCCACTTCTTTTCAGGTACTGCCAGTCAGAGTCATAACCCCGCCCTCCTTTGTGCCTCACTCACCGTTGTGGACGGCCCACATGATGCGGAAGGCTGGGCCTCCTATCTCATCAAAGGGCTTCCGGCGAGTGATGACCTCCCAGAGGATGATGCCCCAGCTGAACACGTCACACTTCTCACTGTAATTactgcctgcacacacaaagaccagAGCTAGTCATGGTTGCTCATAgaaaaacactcacactcaatcacacacacacacacacacacacacacacacacaaagtacccAGTAGACCCTTCAAAATGAAGCAGAGGCTGCTCTTGGCACAGCCATGTGATGGCATAAAGCATCTCTCTGTGGCACTTTTAAGATGAAGAGGGGGGAGAtgctgagtgagtgagcgagagacaCTTCCAGGGGAGGCAGAGGCCCTTTTATCTCGTCTGCACCTTCTGAACAGGCGTAAAGAAAACAAGGAGGTCATTTCCTCAAGCAGCGCCTGGTAAACTAAGCGCCGCATTattgtgaaattaaaatgtaTCGCACACAAGCACCTTCTGAGAGGCAGCACACAAGGCCTTTGATAAACTGTTGTTGCAAGTGATGCAAATGAGCAGCGAGCAGTTTGGGATCAGGGACAAATAGGATGTGTAATTGTGTGGGAGCCCTGCTCCTTCCCACACAAACAAGATAATGACTAACTCTTCATTTACATTTCCACTTAACCTGTTGACAGGGGAGGGTGTCTAGGCTCATTTTTTAAATTGCACAACATTAACAGCTTAAATgagggaaaaaatgaaaagcaGGAGTCTCATTTGCCTTTCATTTATCTTTGAGAAGAAACTTTGCAATTACTGCAGAATGCAATCACATCTAAATCTCATCTAGAGTCTCTTGAAAATCTGATTTGTTCTCATAGGTTCAACGACTAAAGTAAAATACAAGGAAGTACCCAACACTAAAGTCAAACAAGAGAACATTcttcacatactcacataccaATTAAGCCATCTCTGAAGTCACATGGAATATAGGAACATGATGGTTTTATCAAGCTAACTGATGCAAACCATACAATATAAGCTTTCAAGTATGGtggttacattacatttggctgacgcatttttaaccaaagcgacttacaacatggtaaatagtttaaagctttttaaaaacaattttcccaacaattctagaacaatttaaaacaatttaaaaaggtAGACTACAATAAGGGCAAgttagtgcatcagtgagtgctgtttttaaacagtcagGTTTTagttctagtcaggtgataagtgctagaattagcaaagctagttgtaagtagtgcttcgagaggagatattctctgaagagctgggtcttttgaagatggagagggatgtccctgccctagTAGGAGCTGGTAGTATGTTCCACCagtgaggaacaacagatgagaaaagtttggattggcctgagcgtaccagtggcagagctagacgttgttcgtctgaggagcTCTCAGGTAGGTAGTATAggcctgtatgagggcattcaagtaggtgggagcagaaccggagactactttgcaGGCAAGTGTTAGAAAcgtgaatttgatgcgggcagccataggtagccagtgtagctagatgagcagcggggtaacgtgccctttcgggttggttgtagaccaggcgcgctgccgcgttctggatcatctgaaggggtctcactgtgcaggctgggagacctgtcagaaGGGCGTTACAGTAgtcaagtcgtgagatgactatggcCTGTACCAGGAGTTGGGTAGCATATTGAGTCaggtaagtcctgattttccgtatgttgtagagtgcgaaacggcacgAACAGGCGACCGAGGCAACATGATCggagaaggttagttggttgtcgagcaTGACTCCTAAATTTCTTGCAGCCCTGGTAGGTTcaattttgatgttgatgtgatTATGTatagtaggtttagctgggaggaccagcagttcagttttGTGGTTGGTGGTGACTGTCTGGGAGCAGCGATGGAAAATGTGTCTGATTAGCTTGTCTGTGAAAGTGTCCCCAAAGGCTGAGTGACAGGACCCTGACAGCGATAGTCTGAAATCATTTTTACATGCTTGACATGTTTCCAATACTTGCCTTCAAACACCTCGGGTGCCATCCACGCTGCGCTGCCTTTATTGTTAGTCATATGTGTCTGAATGTCACACGCTGTTCCAAAGTCACAGATCTTCAGCACCGTGCCATGAGCTACCAGGAGGAGGCTATggaggaaacaaacaaacaacaaacacattaGTCAAACATCCCCACTTTGGAGACCTTCCTCATATATTAGCGTTTTTGATAAAGAGCATCTATATTTACTCGATCCATTTAGCAAACAATGCAAATAACCCTTGTGAAATGGTATttaaagtaagagagagagggacaacaTGAAGGTTGTGGACATCAGAGTCAACACACTGTTGTGCCAGGCTATCGTGCCCCAGTTCTTCCCAGGAACTCGAGGTCAGGTCTCTAGGAAACAGACCAGCTGGTCAGTCCCACAGTGCACTGCCAGGGACTTTTCATCATTTGAGCCTAATAAATAACCCTCTGCAGCCACACTCAACAAGTCTGTTTGTGGCACACAATAAACCACACAATTCTTCCCACTCAAATGGCACAAGACATGAAGGGGAAACAGCAgagcaaacatacacaaaacttCTTTCAAGATCCTTATATTAGGAAAGTAGAGGTAAAAGTGAGTAGACTATTCTATATGCTACGCTAAAATATTCTAGAACGTAGATAGCATAATAGCCCACTATTTCATTTCTTTTGGCAGAAAATAATAAAGCCAAAATTGGCCCTGCTTTTAATGGCAGAAGTGCAGAGTAACACATGGGACAGAGGGAAGCAGAGTAAGGGAGGACACATGTAGTGACACATAGCCTCcacaaagggagagagtgtaGAGTGACAGAGCTcaggggaggaggaagggaaagagtGGTGGGCTAGCAGAGATACGGAGGTGAAGAGCGTACTTGGGTGGCTTGAGGTCCCTGTGAATGAGAGCCTTTGGTTTCATGCCATGTAGATAGGAGACTCCCTGGGAGCACTGTAAACACCAGCTCATGGCATGGGAGGCCGTGTAATGGGGGAGGGGTTCGGCACCATGCAGCACTGTGAACAGAGAGTGCAGTCACTAACACAATCAGATattctcgctcacacacacacacacacacacacacacacactggtgtaaccaaacaaacacaacccACAGAAGACAGCTCATAGCAACAATCACATGTCCACACTCACAGATTCACCTCAATTTACATATGGGCATAATCACACAGAAAGGTGCTTATAAACACATGTGTACACTGGAGAACCATAACCACAGACAATCACAGCATAAAGTGTACAAGAGTGTACAAGACAATCAAACACTTTAACACTGAACATATGCATCAATATTTAAGCTATATCAAACAGAAAACTTCTTCAGCTTGTGTATACTCATGCAGAAAATGTCTAAGGGACTCAAATACATAACACTGGGTTACAACTGAAGCATACATTTAAAGGTGGAAAAGTGTAGAACCTAAGGATTACCCTCACCTTGGACAAAAATCTACCTCAGAAATTTGAGAAGTAAGTAGCTGCCTTAACAACCCATTATTGACTCAAACTGGACAATTTCCAACCCAAACAGCAGGTAGGCTAATCACCACAAAAAGTGAGGAACTCACCATTATACAGAGAGCCCCCCTCTGCATATTCCATTACCAGACATACCTTAGAGCAGATAAAATGGGATTATTTTAGTGTGGGGCCAATGCATCATACATAAACAGCTCCTTCCAACCAAACTGACATGCAAAGTTGTGCTGCGCACCATGCTTCTGTACTTACTGGGTTGTTACATGAGCCATACAACTTCACAATGTTGGGATGGTTCACACGAGAGAGCTGCCGCAACTATGAGACAAAACATGGAACATTTCCACAACATCCTACCccatttaaaacaaacaaacaataaacaacGACTTTCACTTAATGATGTGTAGGTGAAAAGATATGGGCACTGTGGATTGTTAATTAGACTTTCAAAGGTCATCACCCTTTTTACCACTTTAATGGGGACAGTTACCTCCACTTGAAAGGCTTTCCTCTCAGATTCACTCTCTATCGTTTTGATTGCGACATCTTTGCCTCTCCACTTGGCTTTACAAACAACACCAAAGGCACCTCGGCCCACCACCTGTGAATAAAGAGTTGTTGTAAAGTATGTACATAGATCACTGCACAACTGTATTTCATTACTTACTGGAAATATATTGTCACTGGTTGTACTGATAGTAGTGAGTTTATTAGAATATGATACAATTTTACTCTATAGGAAAACAGCAACAGTAAACATTTACAAACGTCCTAACAGCCAACACTGTAAACTGCGCAGCAAGATTATCCAGAGAAACAGTTTTTGGCTGCAAGTTACAACAGACGTTGTTGGCAAACCAACGTTTATCATTGCTTACAAGGGGAAATGTTTGGGTCTCTGCGGGAGATCTGACGGTGTAGGAGAGGTGTAGCTGGCTAACCTAAATTCCTCAATGAACAAAGACACTCACCTCTTCAACTTCAATATCCCCATAATCGATTTCTTCAAAAGGATATCCAGGTGGTGTTTCAATCATATCGGCAGAAGGAACAGACATTGCTAGCTACTACGCTAGCAATTCATTAAAACCTATGATTGTAATttcaataacaaaaataatctGATCTAAGGAACGCTAAGCATTCACAGGTGTTACCGATAACTACAGGCATGCAACGTTACAGTTTCTCGAAAGAAATATGTAACTTTACGAACTCTACAGCCACAggctagttagctagttagctactCTGGTCTGTCAGCCCAAATATCTTGACGGCTAACAAGCAAGACACATAATGTTATCTCGACGCGAGACCTGTAGTAGAGTAGACTCCACAGACTTTGCTATGCCCAGGCGAGCCAGTATTGCTTAGACAAACGTTAACCGTTGACACAAAGCATACAATGGGTAACAGAAACAAGGAGCTAGCTAACGTTGGAGCCACTGCGTTAGGCCGCTTGCTGGCCTGGTTACATTAGCTAGATAGCTTGCTACAGCCTAGGGATGAAGTAACAGTCCCTCGCCGTAGACTGTTCGTCCCTCATAAGCTTAGTCGCTTGTGACATGGGGTATAATTGATCTTACATTTGCGATAACAACGTATCTAAATAGTCCGTAAGAGACAAAAACCATTTTCGCTCCATTTGAGAACGGGTTACAACTTTAAAGTCACGTCTTCCATTGGTTactttgttttttccccccgcaACGACTGTAGCAGCTCCAGGAAGTGCGTGTCCCCTTGAATTCTGCCCCTCCAGCTCAGTGTCAGCATTGCCTCAGATATGCGATCAAATATCAAGTCAAGACAAAGTGAAAGGTTTGTTGCAGATAATCAACTTTGCCCAAACAATAGTATCACAAATAGTTTCCCAGATTACTCaattgaataggcctacttttttaaACCAGGTTATTTTTTATGATTGTCTGACCAATTTCCATGATAAAAATGATTTCCGTAATTATATTTATTAGGGGTAATTAGGCCTTTTAAATACCAAATTGTCACAGCACCGTTGCCTCaaaccaagtaggcctagcctagacCTGTTAAAATGCAAAGACGACACCAGAATCATTAGCCTAATAGAGATATGCCTAGTATTTACTGGCCTAGATATACTGTAGCCTAGTGCTGCTTGAAAGTGTGTGAACCCCTTGAACAGTTTGGagttttctgttgttttatcatgattttcttattttatCGTCACCAGTTTTTAAATATGAACTGTCAGGTGTGTATATGTATCAGATGCATGGACTTGTTTAGAGGGAATTTTGTGAGAAGCCAAAAAATCATGAAACATGGAATTAATGTATGTAAGTAAGTTAACCCCAGCTGCATTGTTAAAGGCAAGTAGgtaaataatataaaacatatttGTGTGCTGAAATCAATTAAGCATATTAATGAAACAGACTTCCTTTGGAAAGGGTTTGAGCAACCATTAGTGGAAATATGGAGGGATGGGGCTGCTTTTGCCTCTGGACCTGGACGACTCCATATGATCCAGGAAACCATGAATTCTCAGGCCTATCAACAAATTCTTGATCTGAACCTCATGTCAGTTAGGGAGATGAAGCTAGGAAGGAAACACATTTTACAACAGGACAATGACCCTATAAGCATTCAAGCAAAATGATCAAGGAATGGCTTAAGATAAAGAAAATTCATACCCTGGATTGGCCTAATCAAAGTCCAGAGCTCAGTTCAATAGAAATGTTTTGGCTAGGTCTGAAGcgggcagtagcctacatgccaGGTGTCCCTCCGACCTCTCTCGACTGGCTGAGTTCTGCAAAGCGGAGTAGGCAAAAAGTCTCAGATGCGAGACACTAGTTAAGGTACAGAAGACGTTTGGTTGAAGTAGTGCAAAAAGAGGTGCTACAAGAAATTAACTGTGGGTTCACATACTTTTGCAAATGCCATATTTTGATAAAGCTAAATCACTTTTGTTGAatatataatgaaaatatataactttattttgtttctgtCTATTATTTGGAAGATCAGCTTTATAAATTTGGGTTTGGATGTTTTTGTAAAAATAACTAAATATGTCAGAGGAttctcaatatatatatatatatactcagaCTGTCCACTATCCTCAATGCAACTACTgtctattttatatatatatatatatatatatatatatatataaaatagatatattttatatatatatataaaatatatatatatatatatataaaatagacAGTAGTTGCATTGAGGATAGTGGACAGTCTGAGTCAATGACCCTGTTGTAGGCCTATACCCAAAAGCAGTAGCCTAGATCACTCAGATTGTTACAGTTTGCGGTCTGGTAATATGTTGATTATGTtttatgatgatgattatgatgatatgttttattttaaacCATCAGAAAATAACATGACTTGGATTTGTGTTTTCACAACAGACTGCACTCAGCAGCAGTGCAGTATCACAGTTGCTATAGGGCAGCACACCATAGCCTCCTTGCCCCAGCTGCTTTAACAAAAACTTTGAAATTAAAGAGTTCTGTTGGCAACAGTAAGGAAACTCTGTGACTCATGATCTGTGCTAAATAACAGCAGACCACCAATGTGTAAGCCTATTGTAGAAAAAAAGCTCAGTCTGTGCATATATTTCTGTACAGTTTCATAGCAATTAACAACTATTGCAAACATACAGAATTATGTGGACAATAAGACAAAAGTGAGTTAGCCTGTATTAAAAAGACTACAAACAGGTGACTCACAAGAGTCCATTACTGCTTGAGATTTGGGCTGCATACTGATGTTGCTGCTAACTCTActcaaatatgttttttttttaactctactgaaagatgtttttttaactCTActcaaagatgtttttttttactctactCAAAGATGTTTTTTAACTCTACTCAAAGATGTTTTGGACACCATTTGTCTGCGTGTTGATCTATGGCAGCTCTTTGCGTTGCACTGTTGTCCAGCTTCATGTTTTATAGAGCTTATTAGAAATATGGTTTGGAAGGAGTATAAGCTATCACCGATAGACAACTCTGCAAGCGTGAGGTTAATTCAGACTTTCTCTGTGTAGCCAAGTGATTTGAACTCAGTATGAGATGAAATTCATCACACAGTAGCAATTGAGAACAAAATGTCTGTGTGATACCTTGTGTATTCATGGCTTGAAAGACATGTATCTGTCGTCAAGAAAATACACAGATTTTTTTGTTATCATGTTGTGGCACCATAAACACCCATATTTGAATAATAGTTTTCTCTTCAATCACCCTCCTGCAAGTAATGAGGCTGTACAATGGCAAGCTAGAGTGTATTGAATTGTAAGGATGCAGGCACCATTCAAATCCCTGCTCAATAATTGTTCTAATCACCAAGCTGAAAGGCTCATTAAAATGTTCTACCGGCCATTTGCAGGAAGTATGAAAATAGGCATATGGTTGGGGACCTCTGTTCTCGGCGCATCATTTGCTTTTACACCCTGCTGCCTGGGGCTGCACCCTATATTCCAGCCCATTGTAAACATATGAATAttctgtttgactgtgtgtagttattaGAGACAGGCGTGTGGTGTGGTTATGAttaacagataaaaaaataagactCATAATCCCATAATGCATACCTATTTGCATATCAATGTGGCTGTAGATTGCATCATTCATATCACTTACTCGATCACTGCAATGCTTTGAAGGCTGATGTATGTTTTTGgaacataaataaaaaacacatgcacGGTTTGTTGTGCATCTTTTTTGCTAAATGCTTCATTAAAGCATTCAGAGGCTGTTGTTTGTGCTCTTACCACTGGGTGATGCTGGTGCACTTTCAGCAGCACTTGCTATCTTTGCTTCTCCTTTGGGACTGCTCCAGCGCCTTCACAATGATTAAGGAATGGGTTGAAACTGCAAAATGTGTCTTCggtatttgtgtatttgcagGGCTCTCACAATTAGAATAAATTCATTAATATCCTTATGCTAGAATCAGCACTCTCTCAGAAAGGAAACAATCCTTTTCCTGTAATATGTTAATATGTTATACGATTGATTGCTTAGCACTTGTGCAGCTGACAAACATTAGTCTTGCGTTTATGGCTTTAAGGTGCCATGGCTTTAACATTATTG
Protein-coding sequences here:
- the map3k7 gene encoding mitogen-activated protein kinase kinase kinase 7 isoform X1 encodes the protein MSVPSADMIETPPGYPFEEIDYGDIEVEEVVGRGAFGVVCKAKWRGKDVAIKTIESESERKAFQVELRQLSRVNHPNIVKLYGSCNNPVCLVMEYAEGGSLYNVLHGAEPLPHYTASHAMSWCLQCSQGVSYLHGMKPKALIHRDLKPPNLLLVAHGTVLKICDFGTACDIQTHMTNNKGSAAWMAPEVFEGSNYSEKCDVFSWGIILWEVITRRKPFDEIGGPAFRIMWAVHNGTRPPLIKNLPKPIESLMTRCWSKDPSQRPSMEEIVKIMVHLMKYFPRADEPLQYPYQYSDEGQSNSATSTGYTCTSTSNKSDNNMEHSNSPGSNDTIKIMETKFAPYKPKPDPLRSLPLSRGGSVESLSGRTQCLPSSDSKRMSADLSENAFSPAARPQYKRGHRKTASFGTILDVPKIVVTATCEPQRRRSVQDLPAVVTESQGSRSSSRSSSPSVRITPDKTDTNGSDNSIPMAYLTLDHQLQPLAPCPNSKESMAVFEQHCKMAQEYLKVQTEIALLIQRKKELIAELDQDEKDQQNTSRLVQEHKKLLEENKSLSTYYQKCKKQLELIRAQQQKRQGTS
- the map3k7 gene encoding mitogen-activated protein kinase kinase kinase 7 isoform X2, encoding MSVPSADMIETPPGYPFEEIDYGDIEVEEVVGRGAFGVVCKAKWRGKDVAIKTIESESERKAFQVELRQLSRVNHPNIVKLYGSCNNPVCLVMEYAEGGSLYNVLHGAEPLPHYTASHAMSWCLQCSQGVSYLHGMKPKALIHRDLKPPNLLLVAHGTVLKICDFGTACDIQTHMTNNKGSAAWMAPEVFEGSNYSEKCDVFSWGIILWEVITRRKPFDEIGGPAFRIMWAVHNGTRPPLIKNLPKPIESLMTRCWSKDPSQRPSMEEIVKIMVHLMKYFPRADEPLQYPYQYSDEGQSNSATSTGYTCTSTSNKSDNNMEHSNSPGSNDTIKIMETKFAPYKPKPDPLRSLPLSRGGSVESLSGRTQCLPSSDSKRMSADLSENAFSPAATCEPQRRRSVQDLPAVVTESQGSRSSSRSSSPSVRITPDKTDTNGSDNSIPMAYLTLDHQLQPLAPCPNSKESMAVFEQHCKMAQEYLKVQTEIALLIQRKKELIAELDQDEKDQQNTSRLVQEHKKLLEENKSLSTYYQKCKKQLELIRAQQQKRQGTS